The Strix uralensis isolate ZFMK-TIS-50842 chromosome 4, bStrUra1, whole genome shotgun sequence genomic interval CAGAGAGAGGAGTAATTTAAACCATTGGTAAGACTGCACTTCTCTACCCTCAGAGGTTTCTCTGAGCTGGTCTGCCCTGTGTTGGGTAGTCTCCTGCTGCTTGTTTCAGTAGGCACTCGGTTTACTTCACAGGGCTCAGAGAAAAGCTACGGAGAACAAAGTTTTTAGGAGAgtccccttcctttcccccttGCCTTCAGCTATGTATCAGGTAAGAGGCATTGAAAATGGCTCCACACTGACTCTTATCATCAGCACTGGAAATACATCCTGAGTTCCTACAATTGTGGGCTTCATTCCACTGAGAGCTGTATGCTTTCAGTCTGttttggtggctgctgctgctgctgttcatacttccttgctgaaaaaaagaaacactgatcAACAACAATTATACCATTtattatatacatgtatatatatgtgtgtgcatgtatacatatctatatatatacatgtataaatatgATAACAACCAAGAAATAGACTTGAGAGTAGAGAATGTAATTTCACCGCTTAGGCACCCAAGGGGAAGTTTCCGTCACTGTGTGGAACTAGTCCTTTAGCATATGGCCTTGAAAAGGCTGAACAGCAGGGTCACAGCAAAATGTCAGTACATTAATGGCAGAGAACTATGATTCCATTCAGGtcctttcatttaagaaaaaaaattaaagactatGGCTTCATAAGTAATTGCTACAGATGACCTGAACAACTCATTAGTCACACAGCTGATCTCCACATCACTCATCTCCTCCACAATATACAAGCCACAAGCTAACAACTACATTGACTTCAAAATTAATCTGGTTAGCAAGGCAAAGGGGATCAAAGACTTGTGTGCGTGGAAAAAACACCAACAGTGAATGCCAGCAGGCATTCCTCTGTACGAAGCACATCCTTTTTTAGTTCCTACAGAATGCAATGGCCTAGTTTAAGAATCTTTACATGAAATCTTTACATTTAAAAGGTGGTTTCAACTCATTAAGTATTTCTTGCCCATATGCCCTCTAGGCATGCATGTATGGCAGATGTGAAGAGCGTACAGGTGTTTCTCTGAATCGAACCTCTGGAATATCAGCCATGGGGCTCTTTCCTACCTCCATCCTGACCTTCAACATTAAGATGGGAGTGGCAACACTTGTTGGTACAGtaaaattctcatttattttcagtttatttagttGAATTACTCGTGATTCCACAGGCCTCTCAACTTTTACAATTTCATTCACGTTGTGACAATATTCAGCCATTCCCAGCTCTTTTTAACTTCAACATCGGATTCGTTTGGACAGCTAGAAGAGAACTGCATGGCCGCTCCCCCACTCCATACCTCCTCAGGCCTCCATCCTGTGACCCGCGCTCCTGCAGAACCCCTGCCTGCGTGGGGTGCCACAGGACCGGGCTTCCACCCTGGTGTCCCCACCGCACGAGGACAGGCGGGCTCGAAGCCGTCCCTGCAGCAACCGCCCCCCGGTAACCCGCAGGCCCGGGGCGgtaggggggggcgggggcaggggggggtggaGCCCCCTCTTTCCTTTGACTCACCGATGGAGTacatctccagctgctgccgcAGGCGGATCTTCTTCATGCTGTCGTAGAAGTTGGGCTCGGGCGGCGCCTCGGCGGCTGGGGGCAGGGTGAAGATGCGCATGATCCTCCTCTTGTTCCTGCCAGGGGGGCAAGGCGGTGAGAGCCGCGGCTACACGTGGGGCTGGCGCGGCCGCTTCCCGGCGGGAGccctcgccccgccccccgcggcctcCCCCCCGTCCCGTAGCCTCCCCTCACCGCCGCGCGTAGACCAGCAGGGCGAGGCTGGCCAGCACCACCAGCAGGTAGACGTTGGTGGCCTCGTTCCACGCTTCGTGCACCGAGTAGTCGATGGCGCCGCTGTCGCCCAGcgccgccgagccgccgccgcccgccccgccggccgccgccgccgccatggggGAGAACGGCCGGcaggggcggccccgcggcggcgcgCGCAAGGCGGGCGGGAAGTGACGTCAGCGCGAGGTGCGGCGCCTCGGCCTCCCGGCCGCCATCTCGGGGTGGCTCTGAGGGGGCAGCGGTCGGCCTCGGGCCGCTCCCCCCCACCGCCTTCCCCACGCTCTTATTTACCCTCTAGCTACCATTCCTTGGGAGGATTGGGCAGAAGTAGGTGACAGTTCCTCTCTCAGGGGATGCAGGCACGGGGGGTGTAACAGTCTTGCTTTCATGGTACCAGCGCCTGAGGGGAAACGTGCAGGCGGGTAGAGGCCTAGCAGAGGTGTGTGAgttcagcagctctgaaagccTGACAGGCGTGGAGTCCAAAGCACCTTCATCCGCCGGGGCTGGTGCTCGCTCTGTGGCAGTGGAATCATGTGGGATGTAGCTCAGCAACGCATGCTGTCAAGAGAAAAAAGAGGTTCAGATTCTCACAAGCTTTCACTCTTCACATAGGAACTAAATTTGACAGTTTAGGTTGTCAAAATAGAAACAGCACTTTCTGAAAAATCTtgcgtctttttttttttttttgtgccaaaaTGGGAGTTGCTGGATATTCAGATGCTGGAGCAACATAGCTTCCTCCTATGCTCCATATGCTCCTGATGCCAAAAAGCACAATTGTAGGATTATGCTTTGGCAGAGAAGGTGGAGCGGAGCAAGCGTTTCAGTTTAGAAACTTGAAGAGTCTGAACTGCTTAATGAGTGTAGATTAACTAGGCAGAGGATGTTCTAAGACAAACATGCTTGGTTTTTTGTACCCCCTGATGTGGTGTGTTTGAGCTACATGATAGGTTAGGTGTGCTGTCCTTTATACTCTCCTGCTTCTTTCTATCCACCGCTGGCCATGATACTTCCTTTTACTATATCTTCCTTCAGATACTAGAACTATTACAGTGTACACTCTGGATACGGTTTCATCTCCCTTTGCTTTATGCATGTTTGGGGTATGTGATTACGTTGCAGTTATTTGTCTTCACCCTTTATAAGAcaataaggggaaaaaacaactaTTTTTAGGGCATGATTCATCTAACCTATGTCAAACATGCAGAACGAGTCCTCCTGTGCACAGGAAGTGCTCTGATCCCTTGCTGAGGGAGTGTAGACACCTTGCTTGGATGCCACTGGCTTTGCAAAATGTTCAACCAGCCTGAGGAAACTCCATCCTTTGGGGAGCCATCTTCTCAGTGCAAGATGTGCCAAGTCATTCTCTTTCCATGCTATGGAACAGATTCATTTTAAGAGGCCTCAGATCAGGGCATAAAAGGATGTGAGTGAAAatgacaatataaaaaaataaaaagctaaggCACTGTTATCATGTGAAAAGTTCCTTGCCCCACATGGTGTGGGAAAGAGTAAAACAGCAATTAGACATAATTCTAGGTCATTAAATTGGTATGGCACCCATGCACAAAACTGTAGAAAccactaagagaaaaaaaaaaacatctatCACTTACGCAACATGACACAAGCCAGTTAATTAAGTGATTTTAAACAGTTTCTGGTGAAGTtgaggctttttgtttgcttttttgctaTGTTGAACTTTTCTGCTAACAGGCCTGACAGGAAAGCATTGCACATCTGTGGATGAAAAGTGGAAAGAATAAACGTAAACTTGAGCGGCTTTATATTTCACTACTACCTCTAGACCTCAGTTGAGATCAGGCTCCCTTGTATGGGGTGTAGAGAAGCTGTATTTAAGCTGCATCTAAAGGCGCTTTTTGTATTaaccctgcagctctgctctgaacGACCTGGGAAGGGGCTGGAATGCCCCAGGACTCTGCACCCAGCTTTCTGTCCAGAGTAAACCAAGGCTCGCATCCACAAAGCATGACTTCAGGTGTCAGGGTTttctctgcagcctccagcaCGCAGGAACA includes:
- the SMIM19 gene encoding small integral membrane protein 19 isoform X3, encoding MAAAAAGGAGGGGSAALGDSGAIDYSVHEAWNEATNVYLLVVLASLALLVYARRNKRRIMRIFTLPPAAEAPPEPNFYDSMKKIRLRQQLEMYSIARKYEQQQQQPPKQTESIQLSVE
- the SMIM19 gene encoding small integral membrane protein 19 isoform X2, whose protein sequence is MAAAAAGGAGGGGSAALGDSGAIDYSVHEAWNEATNVYLLVVLASLALLVYARRNKRRIMRIFTLPPAAEAPPEPNFYDSMKKIRLRQQLEMYSIGARVTGWRPEEVWSGGAAMQFSSSCPNESDVEVKKSWEWLNIVTT
- the SMIM19 gene encoding small integral membrane protein 19 isoform X1, coding for MAAAAAGGAGGGGSAALGDSGAIDYSVHEAWNEATNVYLLVVLASLALLVYARRNKRRIMRIFTLPPAAEAPPEPNFYDSMKKIRLRQQLEMYSIGRGSAGARVTGWRPEEVWSGGAAMQFSSSCPNESDVEVKKSWEWLNIVTT
- the SMIM19 gene encoding small integral membrane protein 19 isoform X4 — encoded protein: MAAAAAGGAGGGGSAALGDSGAIDYSVHEAWNEATNVYLLVVLASLALLVYARRNKRRIMRIFTLPPAAEAPPEPNFYDSMKKIRLRQQLEMYSIGVMMRSFSETEVDDEWR